The genomic interval GCGCCCGGGGCGCGGACCTCTACTCGACGCTGGAGCCGTGTGACCACTATGGCCGCACGCCGCCGTGCAGCCTCGCCATCATCGAGGCGGGAGTGCGGCGGGTCTTCTGCGGCTCGGCGGACCCGAACCCCAAGGTGAGCGGCAAGGGTGTGGCGCGGATGCGCCGCGCGGGCGTGAAGGTCGTCACGGGGGTGCTCCAGGCCGAGGCCGACAAGCTCAACCGCCCCTTCTTCAAGGCCATCCGCACGGGCCTGCCGTGGGTGACGCTGAAGGCCGCGGCGACGCTGGATGGGAAGCTGGCCACCGCGACGGGTGACTCGCGCTGGGTGACGGGCGAGAAGGCGCGCGAGTGGGTGCACCGACTGCGCGACTCCGTGGACGTCATCCTCGTGGGCGCCAACACCGTGCGCCAGGACGACCCCAAGCTCACCACTCGCCTGGCGGGCGGCAAGGGCAAGGACGCGCTGCGCATCGTGGTGGACAGCCACCTGCGCCTGTCTCCGCGCTACACCGTCTTCAGCCAGAAGAGCTCGGCGCGCACCATCATCGCCACGCTGGAGGACCCGGAGGGCCGCAAGGCCCGGCGCTTCCTCGCCCAGGGCGTGGAGGTGTGGAAGATGCGCGCGAAGGCGGACCGGGTGGACCTGAAGGCGCTCTTGCGCAAGCTGGCGCGCTCGGGCCTCAACCACGTGCTGGTGGAGGGTGGGGCGGAGATGTACGGCTCCTTCCTGCGCGAGCACCTGGCGGATGAGCTGGCCCTGTTCCTGGCGCCCAAGCTCCTGGGCCGCGAGGGACTGTCCTGGGCCGGAGACCTGGGCGTGAAGGAGATGGCCCAGGCCCTCGCCGTCAAGGACCTCTCCTTCGAGCAGCACGGCCAGGACATCCTGCTCCAGGCCCTGCTGTAGCGGCCTCCTCTTCGGCTGTTGCCGGGTGGAAGCCGTCCTGATGCTCCGCTGAAGCGTGTCGGTGCATGGCGGACACCTGGGGCCCGCGAGGGTGGCGGCTCGAGACTCTCGGGTATATGCCCGGGGCATATGTTCACCGGGCTCATTCAGGACATCGGCAGGGTGGAGCGCGTCATCCCCGGCGGGATGACGGACTTGTGGATTCGCACGTCGCTGGGCGCGGCGTCCTTCACGTTGGGCGAGTCCATCGCCGTGGATGGCGCGTGCCTCACGGTGGTGGAGCGCACGGGCGACACGTTCCGTGTGCAGGCGGCGCCGGAGACGCTGCGGCGCACGACGCTGGATGCGGTGCGGCCGGGCGACAAGGTGAACCTGGAGCGGGCCCTGGCGTTGGGGGACCGGCTGGGCGGGCACCTGGTCTCTGGCCACGTGGACCAGGTCAGCACGGTGTTGGAGACCCGGCCGGAGGGGGGCTCGTGGGTGATGGTCTTCGGGCTGCCGGAGTCCATGGCGCCGTACTTCATCGAGAAGGGCTCGGTGGCCATCGACGGCATCAGTCTCACGGTCAACACCGTGGGGGCGGACCGCTTCAGCGTGCAGCTCATCCCGGAGACGCAGGAGCGCACCACCCTGCGGGGCAAGGCGGTGGGCGCCCGGGTCAACCTGGAGGCGGACCCCATTGGCAAGTACGTGGCGCGCCTGTTCCTGCTCCAGCGAGGGCAGGCGGGGGGACTCCAGACGGGTGGGGTGACGGAGGCGGCCGTCCGGGCGGCGGGGTTCGGCGCGCCGTAGCAGGCGACGCCGGGGCCCGGGGTGGTGTAGGAAGCGCCGCATGCCTCGCTACATCGAAGGTGACTTCCTGCCCCCCAAGGGCCGCTTCGCGATTTGTGTCGCCCGCTTCAACGGCTTCATCACCGAGGAGCTGGCCAAGGGCGCCGTCGACACGCTGGTCCGCCATGGCGTGGCGGACGCGGACGTGGACGTGTACCGCTGCCCTGGCACCTATGAGCTCCCTGGCCTCGTGCGCCGCGTGACGGAGTCCCGGCAGTACGTGGGCGTCATCGCGCTGGGCGCCGTCATCCGTGGCGGCACGCCCCACTTCGACTACGTGGCGGGCGAGTGCGCCAAGGGCATCGGCGCGGTGGCCTTCAACGCGGCCGCGGCCAACCCCTCCACGTCCGTCACCTTCGGCGTGCTGACGACGGACACGGTGGAGCAGGCCATTGACCGCGCGGGCGTGAAGGCGGGCAACAAGGGCGCCGAGGCCACGCTGGCGTGCATCGAGATGGTGAACCTGTTCTCGCGCATGTCCAACCTCGACACGAGGAAGGGGTAGGCGATGGGCGCGCGCAGAACAGGCCGTGAGCGGGCGTTGCAGGCGCTCTACCAGATGGAGATGGCGCAGGGCGCCTCGGTGCATGACGCGCTGGAGTCCGCGTGGTCCGCGTCCGAGGAGGGCAAGAGGGACCCGGACGCGGTGCGGTTCGCCCGGGAGCTGGTGGAAGGTGTGCAGGGCCACCGCGCGGAAATCGACCGGCTCATCGAGGCGCACAGCCACAACTGGCGCTTGGACCGCATGTCCCGCATCGACCGCAACGTGCTGCGCGTGGGCATCTTCGAGCTGAAGTACCGTCCCGACATCCCTCGCAAGGTCACCATCAACGAGGCGGTGGAGCTGGGGAAGAACTTCGGGACGGAGGAGTCCAGCGCCTTCGTCAACGGCCTGTTGGACCGGGTGGCGGTGGCGTTGAACAAGGCGTGAGAGCCTGAGTCCCCAGCAAAGGAGGACGCGCCGTGAGCCAGACGACGACGCACGACATCGGGATGGAGGGCCTGGACTCACTCGGCGGAGTGGACGCCCTGTGTCTCTTTGTTGCGGAAGATGACCGGCCGCTGCCGGCCACGGCGGGTTACGTGGACTGGCGCTTGTGCGGCGCGTTGTCGCGGGTGCTCCAGGGCGGGTTCTTCTCCGGCGCGAAGGATGACTGGCTGCTGTTGCCCTCCGACGGGAAGCTGGGGGTGCCTCGCATCTTCGTCGTGGGGCTGGGGCGCAGGAGCCAGTTGGACGCGGGGGCGCTGGGCGAGGCGCTCGCGTCGGCGGGCAAGGTGCTCAGCCGGGCCCGGATGGAGTCGGTGGCGCTGGAGATACCCGCCGGAGGCGCGCTGGATGACGCGGCGCGGGCGGAGGGATTCCAGAGGAGTTTTTCGCCAGCGTTCAAGGGCGGACGCGTGGCCCTCCTGGCGGACAAGGGGCTCGTCCGGCTCCTACCAGCCAGGAAGGGTTGAGGCACAGCGACCAGGCAGGGCTTCTGTTAGAGTGGGGGACCGTCCGGGGCGTGTG from Myxococcus stipitatus carries:
- the ribD gene encoding bifunctional diaminohydroxyphosphoribosylaminopyrimidine deaminase/5-amino-6-(5-phosphoribosylamino)uracil reductase RibD; translation: MRLLTRARLEATRAPRAKRAADFDRAVAEFFMRIALEEAAKGLGRTSPNPVVGAVLVKGGRIIARGYHKKAGTAHAEVVALEAAGSRARGADLYSTLEPCDHYGRTPPCSLAIIEAGVRRVFCGSADPNPKVSGKGVARMRRAGVKVVTGVLQAEADKLNRPFFKAIRTGLPWVTLKAAATLDGKLATATGDSRWVTGEKAREWVHRLRDSVDVILVGANTVRQDDPKLTTRLAGGKGKDALRIVVDSHLRLSPRYTVFSQKSSARTIIATLEDPEGRKARRFLAQGVEVWKMRAKADRVDLKALLRKLARSGLNHVLVEGGAEMYGSFLREHLADELALFLAPKLLGREGLSWAGDLGVKEMAQALAVKDLSFEQHGQDILLQALL
- a CDS encoding riboflavin synthase — protein: MFTGLIQDIGRVERVIPGGMTDLWIRTSLGAASFTLGESIAVDGACLTVVERTGDTFRVQAAPETLRRTTLDAVRPGDKVNLERALALGDRLGGHLVSGHVDQVSTVLETRPEGGSWVMVFGLPESMAPYFIEKGSVAIDGISLTVNTVGADRFSVQLIPETQERTTLRGKAVGARVNLEADPIGKYVARLFLLQRGQAGGLQTGGVTEAAVRAAGFGAP
- the ribH gene encoding 6,7-dimethyl-8-ribityllumazine synthase: MPRYIEGDFLPPKGRFAICVARFNGFITEELAKGAVDTLVRHGVADADVDVYRCPGTYELPGLVRRVTESRQYVGVIALGAVIRGGTPHFDYVAGECAKGIGAVAFNAAAANPSTSVTFGVLTTDTVEQAIDRAGVKAGNKGAEATLACIEMVNLFSRMSNLDTRKG
- the nusB gene encoding transcription antitermination factor NusB, with protein sequence MGARRTGRERALQALYQMEMAQGASVHDALESAWSASEEGKRDPDAVRFARELVEGVQGHRAEIDRLIEAHSHNWRLDRMSRIDRNVLRVGIFELKYRPDIPRKVTINEAVELGKNFGTEESSAFVNGLLDRVAVALNKA
- a CDS encoding M17 family peptidase N-terminal domain-containing protein: MSQTTTHDIGMEGLDSLGGVDALCLFVAEDDRPLPATAGYVDWRLCGALSRVLQGGFFSGAKDDWLLLPSDGKLGVPRIFVVGLGRRSQLDAGALGEALASAGKVLSRARMESVALEIPAGGALDDAARAEGFQRSFSPAFKGGRVALLADKGLVRLLPARKG